In the genome of Phycisphaerae bacterium, one region contains:
- a CDS encoding UvrD-helicase domain-containing protein → MSTISWTEAQRRGIETVDRSVLVSAAAGSGKTAVLAERCAYLVCDAPPPFRCDVDQLLVLTFTEAAAAEMRERIVKAIRQRSLDRPGDPRLREQLVLVDAAQISTIHAFCLWLVRRGFSELGVDPGAVLLDAEEAALLRSEVLEELFSDLYGSVSREDDVLGAGRRADAQEQPQYSPAAFAERFARLVDDYGLGRDGAIKRFVLRLRDFAGSLPEPDAWLDGAMAGVGERAEWTAAELFARMWRELELQLESCRQIALELRAMPAVCAAYAQGVENYVARLEDWSVRLRKAFVAAGVGPSNEIGALWSLSREAVVALLGEVEAVRGEIAEDPFDIPTGPRLSRDTDPNLKELRDRASKRCRDVVRDRLFRKRLRDGFALSSAREQLDGLRKTEPYVSTLVELVRRFDRAYEERKRRLDALDFADLERLAYRLLGEDGEEGSAVARMMRNRFAHVLVDEYQDINPIQEAILRCVSREMELDRPANLFSVGDVKQSIYRFRLAEPALFLARQAAFGESAAARGGVIPLQKNFRSRPEILEAVNLVFERLMRTSTCGIAYDDAARLHVGRTFDANESPLPVELHLLERRFDSGSADDNGDGAETVEDVGQWSAMEREAYLIGTRIHALRSEAARSGGTPPEYRDIAILLRAARVNAEQMAGVLARMGIPAFADVGGSLFDALEIRDVLAALEVLDNPQQDIPLAAVMRGGVLGVAFDEDELVAIRCVDRSRPFHACVAAYAEGGADESLRRRVDSLLRTIVLLREKARRRPLAEIVWHLYEAYGHLTRCGAMSNGMQRRANLLKLHDLARRFGTFRRQGLHRFLRFVEALREEGSEVAAAPALGAAEDVVRIISIHQSKGLEFPIVFVAGTGTKFNLQDRSGAMIFERRAHVGLKVLDTQRMLAYPSAAHRLAAGEIEQAAREEEMRVLYVAMTRAEERLFLVGSVVDAKRKAEAIGTAADAESPPNDLDVVTAQTPLDWIIPALASAPRRLVGDGSNEESGGSGDSIVTVRGYGDEEMSSWTTVPAAGDSNAAMREAVAHGRPLPPDEPVRFDDPEVAQTLERIDWVYPTLSSAVTRAALAASEVKGELDFTRPLDQRLAEVVRPGDSADWTFESGAARREEAAARGIAHHRFLQHVRFRDAGEEGGLASELHRLKAAGLLREEESGLLDEDALRWFLSGELAQRIARAGDDYRRELAFIALEPAGLFEAAAEAPAEDRVLVRGVVDGVLVESGAVEIVDFKTDAVEGAKVEERALRYRPQMALYARAMERLFRRPVRAAWLVFLHPRRIICLDNPAEAAVDSLIIQDP, encoded by the coding sequence ATGAGCACCATCTCCTGGACGGAAGCGCAGCGGCGGGGCATCGAGACCGTCGATCGCAGCGTGCTGGTCAGTGCCGCCGCGGGATCGGGCAAGACGGCGGTGCTTGCGGAGCGCTGCGCCTACCTGGTATGCGACGCGCCGCCGCCGTTTCGCTGCGACGTGGATCAACTGCTGGTTCTCACGTTTACGGAGGCGGCCGCAGCGGAGATGCGCGAGCGGATCGTGAAGGCGATCCGGCAGCGGAGCCTGGATCGGCCGGGCGATCCGCGCCTTCGCGAACAACTCGTTCTTGTCGACGCGGCGCAGATCTCGACGATCCACGCGTTCTGCCTGTGGCTGGTCCGGCGCGGATTCAGCGAGCTCGGCGTCGATCCCGGTGCGGTGCTGCTCGACGCGGAGGAGGCGGCGCTGCTGCGGAGCGAGGTTCTGGAGGAGTTGTTCAGCGACCTGTATGGGAGCGTTTCCCGCGAGGACGACGTTCTGGGCGCGGGAAGGCGGGCCGACGCGCAGGAGCAACCCCAATATTCCCCCGCGGCCTTCGCGGAGCGCTTTGCAAGACTCGTGGACGATTACGGACTGGGACGGGATGGCGCCATCAAGCGCTTTGTGCTGCGGCTGCGCGATTTCGCCGGATCGCTTCCCGAACCGGATGCGTGGCTGGATGGGGCGATGGCGGGCGTTGGGGAGCGGGCCGAGTGGACTGCGGCCGAGCTTTTCGCGCGCATGTGGCGGGAGCTCGAATTGCAGCTCGAGAGTTGCCGGCAGATCGCGTTGGAGCTTCGGGCGATGCCCGCGGTGTGCGCGGCCTATGCGCAGGGCGTGGAGAATTACGTCGCGCGATTGGAAGATTGGTCGGTACGGCTGCGAAAGGCGTTTGTCGCGGCCGGGGTCGGTCCGTCGAATGAGATTGGGGCGTTGTGGAGTCTGTCGCGGGAGGCCGTTGTTGCGCTGCTTGGCGAGGTGGAAGCGGTTCGCGGGGAGATCGCTGAGGATCCGTTCGACATACCAACGGGACCGAGGCTCTCGCGGGACACCGATCCGAATTTGAAAGAACTTCGCGATCGAGCGAGCAAGCGCTGCCGCGATGTCGTGCGGGACCGGTTGTTTCGGAAGCGGCTGCGTGACGGATTCGCTCTCTCTTCGGCCAGGGAGCAGCTCGACGGACTGCGCAAGACGGAGCCGTACGTAAGCACGCTGGTGGAGTTGGTCCGGCGATTCGATCGCGCTTACGAGGAGCGCAAGCGTCGTCTGGACGCGCTGGACTTTGCCGATCTCGAACGGCTTGCGTATCGCCTGCTGGGTGAAGACGGCGAGGAGGGTTCGGCCGTGGCGCGGATGATGCGGAATCGTTTCGCCCACGTGCTGGTGGATGAGTACCAGGACATCAATCCGATTCAGGAGGCGATTCTGCGCTGCGTGAGCCGCGAGATGGAACTTGATCGACCGGCGAATCTATTCTCCGTCGGAGATGTCAAGCAAAGTATCTATCGCTTTCGCCTGGCGGAGCCGGCGCTGTTCTTGGCGCGGCAGGCGGCGTTTGGGGAGTCGGCCGCGGCGCGCGGAGGCGTGATTCCGCTGCAGAAGAACTTCCGGAGCCGGCCGGAGATCCTCGAGGCCGTGAACCTCGTCTTCGAGCGACTGATGCGCACGTCGACCTGCGGCATTGCATACGATGATGCGGCGCGGCTGCATGTCGGGCGGACGTTCGACGCGAATGAATCTCCGCTGCCCGTGGAGCTGCACCTGCTGGAGCGTCGTTTTGATTCCGGATCGGCTGACGACAACGGGGATGGGGCGGAGACTGTCGAAGACGTCGGCCAGTGGTCGGCGATGGAGCGCGAGGCTTATTTGATTGGCACGCGTATCCATGCGCTGCGCAGCGAAGCGGCGCGATCGGGGGGGACACCGCCGGAGTACCGAGACATTGCCATCCTGCTCCGCGCCGCCCGTGTGAACGCGGAGCAGATGGCGGGCGTGCTGGCGCGCATGGGTATTCCCGCGTTCGCCGACGTGGGCGGGTCGCTGTTCGACGCGCTGGAGATCCGGGATGTGCTGGCCGCGCTGGAGGTTCTCGACAACCCGCAGCAGGACATTCCGCTTGCGGCCGTGATGCGCGGCGGCGTACTGGGGGTTGCGTTCGATGAGGATGAGCTTGTGGCCATTCGCTGCGTTGATCGATCGCGGCCTTTTCATGCTTGTGTTGCGGCCTACGCCGAGGGCGGGGCTGATGAATCGCTGCGTCGGCGCGTGGACTCGCTTCTGAGAACGATTGTCCTGCTACGCGAAAAGGCGCGGCGCCGACCGCTGGCGGAGATCGTCTGGCACTTGTATGAGGCGTACGGACATCTCACGCGCTGCGGGGCGATGTCCAACGGGATGCAGCGCCGGGCCAACCTGCTCAAGCTTCACGATCTTGCCCGCCGGTTCGGTACGTTCCGCCGGCAGGGGCTGCACCGGTTCCTGCGTTTCGTGGAGGCGCTGCGGGAGGAGGGGAGCGAGGTCGCGGCGGCGCCGGCGCTGGGCGCGGCCGAGGATGTCGTGCGCATCATCAGCATTCATCAGAGCAAGGGGCTCGAGTTTCCGATCGTTTTCGTCGCCGGCACGGGGACGAAATTCAATCTTCAGGACCGCTCCGGGGCGATGATTTTCGAGCGGCGGGCGCACGTCGGGCTGAAGGTACTGGATACGCAGCGGATGTTGGCGTATCCGTCGGCGGCGCATCGTTTGGCGGCGGGGGAGATCGAGCAGGCGGCGCGCGAGGAGGAGATGCGCGTGCTTTACGTCGCGATGACGAGGGCGGAGGAGAGGTTGTTCCTGGTCGGGTCCGTGGTCGACGCGAAGCGGAAAGCGGAGGCCATCGGCACGGCCGCGGATGCCGAATCGCCGCCCAATGATCTGGATGTTGTGACGGCGCAAACGCCCCTGGATTGGATCATTCCGGCGTTGGCGTCCGCGCCGCGTCGGCTCGTGGGAGACGGGTCGAACGAGGAGTCCGGCGGGTCTGGTGATAGCATCGTTACGGTCCGTGGTTATGGCGACGAGGAGATGTCATCCTGGACGACGGTTCCGGCGGCGGGCGATTCGAATGCGGCCATGCGGGAAGCGGTGGCGCATGGGAGGCCACTGCCGCCGGATGAGCCCGTCCGTTTTGACGATCCCGAGGTTGCCCAGACTCTGGAGCGAATCGATTGGGTCTATCCGACGTTGTCGTCGGCGGTGACCCGCGCGGCGCTGGCGGCGAGCGAGGTGAAGGGGGAGCTGGATTTCACGCGACCGCTGGACCAGCGCCTGGCCGAGGTCGTCCGTCCGGGGGATTCCGCGGACTGGACGTTCGAATCGGGTGCGGCAAGACGGGAGGAAGCCGCGGCGCGGGGGATCGCGCATCACCGGTTCCTGCAACACGTTCGTTTTCGGGATGCCGGAGAGGAGGGCGGTCTGGCATCCGAATTGCACCGACTGAAGGCGGCGGGGCTTCTGCGCGAGGAGGAAAGCGGGCTCCTCGATGAGGATGCCCTGCGTTGGTTCTTGTCCGGCGAGCTTGCGCAGCGGATCGCCCGTGCGGGTGACGACTATCGTCGGGAACTGGCGTTCATCGCGCTGGAGCCCGCGGGCCTGTTCGAGGCGGCGGCTGAGGCTCCGGCGGAGGACCGCGTACTGGTTCGAGGCGTGGTCGACGGCGTGCTGGTTGAATCAGGCGCGGTGGAGATCGTGGACTTCAAGACGGACGCCGTGGAGGGGGCAAAGGTAGAAGAGCGGGCGCTTCGCTACCGGCCGCAGATGGCTCTTTATGCCCGAGCGATGGAGCGGCTGTTTCGGCGTCCGGTTCGCGCCGCGTGGCTGGTGTTCCTCCATCCGCGCCGTATCATCTGCCTGGACAATCCGGCGGAAGCGGCGGTCGATTCTCTGATAATCCAAGACCCATGA
- a CDS encoding proline dehydrogenase family protein: MTETEFTRRLNGRARRVGLEIFEQADAARPRVWQKAWWLEQMMHLVERDEQLKTRAFQFVDCLPALRTNADVLRHLREYMDPRYVDLPAAAHALLQPGWAERSREELIGWGTWFGANLMAGRFITGYDAPSAIRTIQRLRGLRMGFTLDVLGESTTSDRLADAYAERYLGLVEQLAPAARTWDEIPLIDRDRNGSMPRVNLSIKLTGLDPHFDAIDPKRSIERVCGRLRPVLRRAREAGVFVNVDMESSKHRAVTLDLFESLLMEPEFRDWSDVGIVVQAYLRSGESDLGRLLDWGKRRGTRFAVRLVKGAYWDAEVAAAVRAYKEPPVWTQKWESDACFERMARTMLSNTNLVRPAFASHNVRSIAVIMALAELNGLSPLDFEIQMLYGMGDPLKTAVVDMGRALRVYCPYGDLLPGMGYLIRRLLENTSNDSFLRQSFSDRVSRDALLQDPAERRPPSAPLPRRHYQDSNPEEPMDTFANASNTNFAAEESRRKMLGAIQYVRGEMGRTWPMVIDGEAGNGTGYTESVNPSRFSEVVGKVALAQTTDADRAVAAARRAFAPWSHQPAAVRADLLRKLADRLEMRRFELAATMILEVGKPWREADADVTEAVDHCRYYAQQIERIATRPRLRNLPGEDNMLTYSPKGVCAVISPWAFPLAILTGMTSAALAAGNTVVVKPARQASVLGAKLLDIIHDVGFPPGVANFLPGDGGVVGRYLVEHGDVNVVAFTGSAEVGTGVIRSGAVVRAGQPFIKKLIVEMGGKNAIIVDDDADLDGAVQAVIESAFGFAGQKCSSCSRLIVLEGAYAELTERLRDAVESVIIGPAEQPATLVGPVIDEAARKRIRQYIELGRIEGQMLVQAELPSACSEGFFVPPTIIADVPGNGRLAQEEIFGPVLSVFRAKDFDHALELANGTRYALTGGLFSRSPARIEQARREFAVGNLYINRRITGSQVDAQPFGGFRLSGTGVKAGSPDYLLHFMDARCITENTLRSGLVPSENRSRVS; this comes from the coding sequence ATGACCGAAACCGAATTCACTCGACGACTGAACGGACGGGCGCGGCGCGTCGGCCTGGAGATTTTCGAGCAGGCGGATGCCGCCCGGCCGCGCGTCTGGCAGAAGGCGTGGTGGCTGGAGCAGATGATGCATCTCGTCGAGCGCGACGAGCAGCTCAAGACGCGCGCGTTTCAGTTTGTCGATTGCCTTCCCGCGTTGCGGACGAATGCCGATGTCCTTCGGCACCTGCGGGAGTACATGGATCCGCGTTACGTGGATCTTCCCGCGGCTGCCCATGCCCTGCTCCAGCCGGGTTGGGCGGAGCGTTCCCGCGAGGAGTTGATCGGCTGGGGGACGTGGTTCGGAGCGAACCTCATGGCGGGGCGGTTCATCACCGGCTACGACGCGCCCAGTGCCATACGCACTATTCAACGGCTCCGCGGGCTGCGGATGGGGTTCACGCTGGACGTATTGGGGGAATCGACGACGAGCGATCGGCTGGCGGACGCCTATGCCGAGCGTTACCTGGGACTGGTTGAACAGCTTGCCCCGGCCGCGCGAACCTGGGATGAGATTCCGTTGATCGACCGCGATCGAAACGGGTCCATGCCGCGGGTGAATCTGTCCATCAAGCTGACGGGGCTTGATCCGCACTTTGACGCGATTGACCCCAAGCGATCGATTGAGCGAGTGTGCGGGCGGCTCCGGCCGGTGCTTCGCCGGGCGCGGGAGGCGGGCGTCTTCGTCAACGTGGACATGGAATCGAGCAAGCACCGGGCGGTTACGCTGGATCTGTTCGAATCGCTGTTGATGGAGCCGGAGTTCCGCGACTGGAGCGACGTCGGCATCGTCGTTCAGGCGTACCTGCGAAGCGGGGAGAGCGACCTGGGGCGCCTGCTGGATTGGGGGAAGCGTCGTGGAACGCGGTTCGCGGTTCGACTGGTGAAGGGGGCCTACTGGGATGCGGAGGTCGCGGCGGCGGTGCGGGCGTACAAGGAGCCGCCGGTCTGGACGCAGAAGTGGGAATCGGATGCGTGTTTCGAACGGATGGCGCGGACCATGCTCTCGAACACGAATCTGGTCCGTCCCGCGTTTGCCAGCCACAACGTTCGTTCGATTGCGGTGATCATGGCTCTGGCAGAGCTGAATGGGCTTTCACCGCTCGATTTCGAGATCCAGATGCTCTATGGCATGGGCGACCCGCTGAAGACGGCAGTCGTGGATATGGGGCGGGCGCTGCGCGTTTACTGCCCCTACGGCGATCTGCTGCCGGGCATGGGCTACCTGATCCGCCGCCTGTTGGAGAACACTTCGAACGACAGCTTCCTGCGGCAGAGTTTTTCGGATCGCGTATCGCGCGATGCGCTGCTGCAGGATCCGGCCGAGCGGCGCCCGCCCAGTGCGCCGCTGCCCCGTCGCCATTATCAGGATAGTAATCCCGAGGAACCCATGGACACTTTTGCGAACGCGTCCAACACCAACTTTGCCGCGGAGGAGAGTCGCCGGAAGATGCTCGGGGCGATTCAGTATGTACGCGGCGAGATGGGCCGCACCTGGCCCATGGTCATCGATGGCGAGGCCGGCAACGGCACCGGCTATACCGAATCCGTAAATCCTTCGCGATTTTCGGAGGTGGTGGGCAAGGTGGCGCTGGCGCAGACGACCGACGCCGATCGTGCCGTTGCAGCGGCGCGGCGGGCGTTCGCACCGTGGAGCCACCAGCCGGCGGCGGTCCGGGCCGATCTGCTCCGCAAGCTGGCGGATCGCCTGGAGATGCGCCGCTTCGAGCTCGCCGCGACGATGATCCTCGAGGTGGGCAAGCCCTGGCGCGAGGCCGATGCGGACGTTACCGAGGCGGTGGACCACTGCCGCTATTATGCCCAGCAGATCGAAAGGATTGCGACCCGTCCGCGGCTCCGCAATCTCCCGGGTGAGGACAACATGCTCACTTACTCGCCCAAGGGCGTGTGCGCGGTGATCTCGCCGTGGGCGTTTCCACTGGCAATTCTGACGGGGATGACCTCGGCCGCGCTTGCCGCGGGGAATACGGTCGTGGTCAAGCCGGCGCGGCAGGCGTCGGTGCTCGGGGCGAAGCTGCTGGACATCATTCACGACGTGGGTTTTCCGCCGGGCGTGGCGAACTTTCTTCCGGGCGATGGCGGCGTCGTGGGGCGGTATCTCGTGGAACACGGCGATGTGAACGTGGTGGCGTTCACGGGCTCAGCCGAAGTGGGCACGGGTGTGATCCGTTCCGGGGCGGTGGTTCGCGCCGGGCAGCCGTTCATCAAGAAGCTCATCGTGGAGATGGGCGGGAAGAACGCCATCATCGTGGATGACGACGCCGATCTGGACGGTGCCGTGCAGGCGGTGATCGAATCGGCCTTCGGGTTCGCGGGGCAGAAGTGCAGCAGTTGCAGCCGGCTGATCGTGCTCGAGGGCGCCTATGCGGAACTGACGGAGCGGCTGCGTGACGCCGTGGAGAGCGTGATCATCGGACCGGCAGAGCAGCCCGCGACACTGGTGGGGCCGGTGATCGACGAAGCGGCGCGGAAGCGCATCCGGCAGTACATCGAGCTCGGCCGCATCGAAGGTCAGATGCTCGTGCAGGCGGAATTGCCTTCCGCTTGCAGTGAGGGGTTCTTCGTCCCGCCGACGATCATTGCCGATGTGCCCGGCAACGGTCGGCTGGCGCAGGAGGAGATCTTCGGGCCGGTGCTGAGCGTGTTTCGGGCCAAGGATTTTGATCACGCCCTGGAGCTGGCCAACGGGACCCGTTATGCCCTTACCGGCGGGCTTTTCTCGCGGAGTCCGGCGCGGATCGAGCAGGCCCGGCGGGAGTTTGCCGTGGGCAACCTGTACATCAATCGCCGCATCACCGGCTCGCAGGTGGACGCCCAGCCGTTCGGCGGTTTCCGTTTGAGCGGGACGGGGGTAAAGGCCGGTTCGCCGGACTACCTGTTGCACTTCATGGACGCCCGATGTATCACGGAGAATACGCTGCGAAGCGGGTTGGTTCCCAGTGAGAACCGCTCGCGGGTGTCGTAG
- a CDS encoding peroxidase family protein codes for MMMRRNMLGIRTGFALVAVLAVSAASVQAEDRAIDGTGNNVANPEWGAAFTRLIRLGPVMYADGISSPAGANRPSAREVSNEVVVQIGLMENGYEMTDWVWQWGQFLDHDISLSEFMVPVEPFDIAVPMGDPQFDPDGTGEAVIALDRSVYDPNTGTDVDNPRQQINEITSYIDGSNVYGSDVERAAWLRTFEGGKLKMSEGELLPYSDGTVVNAGPGGLPSFSTDLFTAGDIRCNEQLGLTSIHTLFVREHNRRCDLIAAAHPTWTDERIYQRARKEVGALVQVITFYEFLPALLGEMAPDPEAGSYDPAANATIANEFANAIYRLGHTLLSPEVMRLDESGREIPEGNLSLREAFFRPDRLVSEGGIEPILRGLAKKRAQEFDNRVVDDVRNFLFGAPGQGGLDLPSLNMQRGRDHGLPDYNTMREVMGLDRVEDFDEITSNVETREGLRDVYGTVDDIDLWVGALSEDHMPNSGVGELIAAVAVNQFTRLRDGDRFWYARDPAFTAGQIEELTATRLSDVIRWNTSIEKIQDDVFHMAAEEPPPPPPTAGFCGAFSMSMVGVMMLGLAGMRGSHRRRR; via the coding sequence ATGATGATGAGACGAAACATGCTGGGTATCAGGACAGGATTTGCTCTGGTGGCGGTGCTTGCCGTCAGCGCGGCGTCCGTTCAGGCGGAGGATCGCGCGATCGACGGTACCGGAAACAACGTGGCCAATCCCGAGTGGGGGGCGGCGTTCACGCGGCTGATCCGCCTGGGGCCGGTGATGTACGCCGACGGGATTTCGAGTCCGGCGGGAGCCAACCGTCCCAGCGCGCGCGAGGTCAGTAACGAGGTCGTGGTGCAGATCGGCCTGATGGAGAACGGCTACGAGATGACCGACTGGGTCTGGCAGTGGGGGCAGTTTCTCGATCATGACATCAGTCTGAGCGAGTTCATGGTCCCGGTGGAGCCATTCGACATTGCGGTTCCCATGGGCGATCCGCAGTTTGATCCGGACGGAACCGGTGAAGCGGTGATCGCACTGGACCGGTCTGTTTACGATCCGAATACGGGCACGGACGTCGACAATCCCCGGCAGCAGATCAATGAGATCACGTCATACATTGATGGCAGCAACGTCTATGGTTCCGATGTCGAGCGTGCGGCGTGGTTGCGCACGTTCGAGGGCGGCAAGCTGAAGATGAGCGAAGGGGAGCTCCTGCCCTACAGCGACGGCACGGTCGTCAACGCCGGTCCGGGCGGACTGCCTTCGTTTTCGACGGACCTGTTCACGGCCGGTGATATCCGCTGCAACGAGCAGCTCGGCCTGACGTCAATCCATACGCTCTTCGTTCGCGAGCACAATCGCCGTTGCGATCTGATCGCGGCGGCGCATCCCACGTGGACCGACGAGCGCATCTATCAGCGGGCGAGGAAGGAAGTGGGGGCCCTCGTACAGGTGATCACCTTCTATGAATTCCTGCCGGCGTTGCTCGGCGAGATGGCGCCGGACCCGGAAGCCGGTTCGTATGACCCGGCCGCCAATGCCACGATCGCCAACGAGTTCGCCAACGCGATCTACCGGCTGGGGCACACGTTGCTTTCGCCGGAGGTGATGCGGTTGGACGAGTCGGGCCGGGAGATTCCGGAAGGCAATCTCTCGCTGCGTGAGGCGTTCTTCCGGCCGGATCGACTGGTCAGCGAAGGGGGCATCGAGCCGATCCTGCGCGGACTGGCCAAGAAGCGGGCCCAGGAGTTCGACAACCGCGTCGTGGACGACGTGCGGAATTTTCTGTTCGGCGCTCCGGGGCAGGGTGGTCTGGATCTGCCCTCGTTGAACATGCAGCGCGGGCGGGATCACGGTCTGCCCGACTACAACACGATGCGGGAAGTGATGGGTCTCGATCGCGTGGAGGACTTCGACGAGATCACATCGAACGTGGAAACGCGGGAGGGGCTGCGCGATGTTTACGGGACGGTGGACGACATCGACCTGTGGGTCGGGGCGTTGTCCGAGGACCACATGCCCAACTCGGGGGTTGGGGAGCTCATCGCCGCGGTGGCGGTGAATCAGTTCACGCGATTGCGTGATGGCGATCGCTTCTGGTATGCGCGTGATCCGGCGTTTACGGCCGGGCAGATCGAGGAACTTACCGCGACACGGCTGTCGGATGTGATCCGGTGGAACACGAGCATCGAGAAAATTCAGGATGACGTTTTTCACATGGCCGCGGAAGAGCCGCCTCCTCCTCCGCCCACAGCGGGATTCTGCGGGGCGTTCTCGATGTCCATGGTCGGCGTGATGATGCTGGGCCTGGCGGGCATGCGCGGATCGCATCGGCGCCGGCGATAG
- a CDS encoding HU family DNA-binding protein translates to MAKKKKKAAPKSKSVKVKAASAPRSKSQVYGDLADATELSRKQVASVFDGLADMIASDLGKRGPGLFTVPGLMKIKVVRKPATKARKGVNPFTGEEMMFKAKPARNVVKVLALKNLKGMV, encoded by the coding sequence ATGGCGAAAAAGAAGAAGAAAGCTGCTCCCAAGTCGAAGTCGGTGAAAGTGAAAGCGGCCTCCGCTCCGCGCTCCAAGTCGCAGGTCTACGGCGACCTGGCGGACGCGACGGAACTCAGCCGCAAGCAGGTCGCCAGCGTGTTCGACGGCCTGGCGGACATGATCGCCAGCGATCTGGGCAAGCGGGGGCCCGGGCTCTTCACCGTCCCCGGCTTGATGAAGATCAAGGTCGTACGCAAGCCCGCCACCAAGGCACGCAAGGGCGTCAACCCCTTCACTGGCGAGGAAATGATGTTCAAGGCCAAGCCCGCGCGCAACGTCGTAAAGGTGCTTGCGCTGAAAAACCTCAAGGGCATGGTCTAA
- a CDS encoding glycosyltransferase family 39 protein, which translates to METDRSFRARVFCDLLLIAVLSLTAQAAHFTWKQGRVLVSADSLQYRDNAEALLAGDRAPDFAFRKPGYSLVLAASLAVFGSMSWGVAVLQYLMLAILPLGAYGFGRLLHSRGVGWLAAILTTARLFEFIWAERVMSETTYAVLLTFGLLAVAAAMVGEGHARRAWVGGMLLGFAWLVRSVAVVPIAAAAIVLPIVFRRKPREACVAVTALLIPFGASILVESLANWRHSDHFGPCTGTRGGALILRATYLQGLSLPDTPEGRTLVELLPERSAESAYRANKLDTWVGRYRAIHDHGMSEWGFDDLASTAAQQLIHEHPLRTVRLATEIFVRHLLRRTDGVQLAVALKGDEAPMIAPAGAADDPAWPDNWYAYWALPNRTPQQAMALSERMRSESQTKAPFGSDGLWQHLRYWSRTSPISDTISALANVGLIWPGFALLLAVILGLNRRTCALLATAYLLEALVYAVFGATDASLERFQSVWVAVDTALAAALFAPIVQSLELYRARWSMPGQVLPASRLRPEGWA; encoded by the coding sequence ATGGAAACGGATCGGTCATTTCGGGCTCGGGTGTTCTGCGATCTGCTGCTGATCGCCGTCCTTTCGCTTACCGCCCAGGCGGCGCACTTCACCTGGAAACAGGGCCGGGTCCTGGTCAGCGCCGACTCCCTCCAATACCGGGACAATGCCGAGGCCCTGCTGGCGGGCGACCGCGCCCCCGACTTCGCCTTCCGCAAGCCGGGCTATTCTCTTGTTCTCGCGGCGAGTCTGGCCGTGTTCGGAAGCATGAGCTGGGGCGTGGCCGTGCTGCAATACCTCATGCTGGCCATTCTTCCGTTGGGCGCCTACGGGTTCGGGCGGCTGCTGCATTCCCGAGGCGTAGGATGGCTCGCGGCGATCCTGACGACCGCCCGGCTCTTCGAGTTCATCTGGGCCGAACGCGTCATGTCCGAAACCACCTACGCCGTGCTCCTGACATTCGGACTTCTGGCGGTTGCGGCGGCCATGGTCGGTGAAGGTCACGCCCGCCGGGCGTGGGTGGGGGGGATGCTTCTGGGGTTTGCCTGGCTGGTTCGCAGCGTTGCGGTCGTACCGATCGCAGCGGCCGCGATTGTTCTTCCCATCGTGTTTCGTCGCAAGCCGCGCGAGGCATGTGTTGCGGTTACGGCGCTGCTCATTCCCTTTGGTGCGTCCATCCTGGTGGAGAGTCTGGCGAACTGGCGCCACAGCGATCATTTCGGGCCGTGCACGGGAACTCGAGGCGGCGCGCTAATTCTGCGCGCGACGTACTTGCAGGGTTTGTCGCTGCCTGACACGCCGGAAGGACGGACGCTTGTCGAGTTGCTGCCGGAGCGCTCCGCCGAATCAGCTTATCGTGCCAACAAGCTCGATACGTGGGTGGGGCGCTACCGGGCGATTCACGACCACGGTATGAGCGAATGGGGGTTCGACGATCTGGCTTCGACCGCGGCGCAGCAGTTGATCCACGAGCATCCGCTTCGCACGGTACGCCTGGCGACGGAAATCTTCGTTCGGCATCTGCTGCGGAGGACCGACGGTGTGCAGCTCGCCGTTGCGCTGAAGGGGGACGAAGCGCCGATGATTGCGCCGGCGGGAGCCGCCGATGATCCTGCCTGGCCGGACAACTGGTACGCTTACTGGGCATTGCCGAATCGGACGCCCCAGCAAGCGATGGCGCTTTCGGAGCGCATGCGTTCGGAATCGCAAACCAAAGCACCGTTCGGTAGCGACGGCCTGTGGCAGCACCTGCGTTACTGGAGCCGCACATCGCCGATCAGCGATACGATTTCGGCGCTTGCCAACGTCGGATTGATCTGGCCCGGGTTCGCGCTTCTCCTTGCGGTGATTCTGGGACTGAACCGGCGGACTTGTGCATTGCTTGCCACGGCCTACCTGCTCGAAGCGCTGGTCTACGCGGTGTTCGGTGCGACTGACGCCTCGCTTGAACGATTCCAATCCGTCTGGGTCGCGGTGGACACTGCGTTGGCTGCAGCGTTGTTCGCCCCCATTGTCCAATCGCTGGAACTCTACCGCGCCCGTTGGTCGATGCCGGGACAGGTGCTTCCCGCGTCGCGCCTACGACCGGAAGGGTGGGCCTGA